One genomic window of Channa argus isolate prfri chromosome 5, Channa argus male v1.0, whole genome shotgun sequence includes the following:
- the eif6 gene encoding eukaryotic translation initiation factor 6 isoform X1: MAVRASFEKNNEIGCFAKLTNTYCLVAIGGSENFYSVFEGELSETIPVVHASIAGCRIIGRMCVGNRHGLLVPNNTTDQELQHIRNCLPDAVKIQRVEERLSALGNVIACNDYVALVHPDLDRETEEIIADSLKVEVFRQTIAEHVLVGSYCAFSNQGGLVHPKTSIEDQDELSSLLQVPLVHGISHLSSFLPLRSSAVVLLVSSMTPNKRLDLKSQLKTPSPSKQHSQSSLLQPYCSHHFVPFTFC, encoded by the exons ATGGCTGTGCGAGCGTCGTTTGAGAAAAACAACGAGATCGGATGCTTCGCCAAACTAACCAACACATACTGCCTGGTAGCTATTGGGGGCTCTGAGAACTTTTACAG TGTTTTTGAAGGGGAACTATCAGAAACCATCCCGGTGGTTCATGCGTCCATAGCAGGCTGTCGTATCATTGGAAggatgtgtgtgg GAAACCGTCACGGCCTTCTAGTGCCAAACAACACCACAGATCAGGAGCTGCAGCACATTAGAAACTGTCTGCCAGATGCAGTAAAGATTCAGAGAGTTGAGGAGAGGCTCTCTGCTCTCGGTAACGTCATCGCCTGCAACGACTACGTAGCGCTGGTCCACCCTGACCTTGACAGG GAGACAGAGGAAATTATTGCAGACTCTCTTAAGGTGGAGGTTTTCCGTCAGACGATAGCAGAGCATGTTCTGGTTGGCTCCTACTGCGCGTTCAGTAACCAGGGAGGCCTCGTCCACCCGAAGACATCTATAGAAGACCAGGACGAGCTGTCATCTCTGCTACAAGTTCCACTGGTG caTGGCATAAGTCACCTCAGCAGTTTCCTGCCATTGAGGAGCTCTGCTGTAGTTCTTCTGGTCTCAAGCATGACCCCCAACAAGCGGCTGGACCTCAAGTCTCAGCTTAAAACACCATCTCCTTCCAAACAGCACAGTCAAAGCTCCCTCCTGCAGCCGTATTGCAGTCATCACTTTGTACctttcacattttgttga
- the eif6 gene encoding eukaryotic translation initiation factor 6 isoform X2 produces the protein MAVRASFEKNNEIGCFAKLTNTYCLVAIGGSENFYSVFEGELSETIPVVHASIAGCRIIGRMCVGNRHGLLVPNNTTDQELQHIRNCLPDAVKIQRVEERLSALGNVIACNDYVALVHPDLDRETEEIIADSLKVEVFRQTIAEHVLVGSYCAFSNQGGLVHPKTSIEDQDELSSLLQVPLVAGTVNRGSEVIAAGMVVNDWCAFCGLDTTSAELSVIESVFRLSDTSQPSAIATSMRDSLIDSMA, from the exons ATGGCTGTGCGAGCGTCGTTTGAGAAAAACAACGAGATCGGATGCTTCGCCAAACTAACCAACACATACTGCCTGGTAGCTATTGGGGGCTCTGAGAACTTTTACAG TGTTTTTGAAGGGGAACTATCAGAAACCATCCCGGTGGTTCATGCGTCCATAGCAGGCTGTCGTATCATTGGAAggatgtgtgtgg GAAACCGTCACGGCCTTCTAGTGCCAAACAACACCACAGATCAGGAGCTGCAGCACATTAGAAACTGTCTGCCAGATGCAGTAAAGATTCAGAGAGTTGAGGAGAGGCTCTCTGCTCTCGGTAACGTCATCGCCTGCAACGACTACGTAGCGCTGGTCCACCCTGACCTTGACAGG GAGACAGAGGAAATTATTGCAGACTCTCTTAAGGTGGAGGTTTTCCGTCAGACGATAGCAGAGCATGTTCTGGTTGGCTCCTACTGCGCGTTCAGTAACCAGGGAGGCCTCGTCCACCCGAAGACATCTATAGAAGACCAGGACGAGCTGTCATCTCTGCTACAAGTTCCACTGGTG GCCGGCACCGTGAACCGGGGCAGCGAGGTGATTGCTGCGGGGATGGTGGTCAATGACTGGTGTGCGTTCTGTGGCCTGGACACCACCAGTGCAGAGCTGTCGGTCATCGAGAGCGTCTTCAGACTCAGCGACACGTCACAGCCCTCTGCCATCGCCACCAGCATGAGGGACTCGCTCATCGACAG caTGGCATAA